CACATCGCCACGGCCATCGCCCGTCAGGCACAAACCCTCGAACAGGTCATCTTCGCCGGCTTCACCCACGAACCGGCCATCAAACTCGCGCAACGTCTGTCGGAACTCCTCCCCAGGGAACTCTCCCGGGTCTTTTTCTCCGACAACGGCTCGACCGCGGTGGAAGTCGCCTTGAAAATGGCCATCCAACATCACGCCAACCAGGGCAGAAAACGCCAGCGCATCGCCACACTCCAGGGGGGATACCACGGCGATACCGTCGGAGCCATGTCGGTCGGCCACTCCTCGGGCTTCTTCGACGCCTTTTCGCGTTATCTGTTTCCGGTCGATGTCCTCCCCTTTCCCGAAACCTGGAACGGCAATACGGACGAGGACAAAACGGAAGAGGAAGCCTTGATGAAGGTGGATCACTACCTGGAAACCTGGGGCAGAGACCTGGCCGCCCTCATCGTCGAACCTCTCGTCCAGGGGGCCTCGGGAATGCGCATGTACCGCCCCCGTTTTCTTCAGGAATTGACCCGACGGGTGCGGCAGGCGGGTGGACTGATCATCTTCGATGAGGTCATGACCGGCTTCGGACGCACAGGTACCCTCTTCGCCTGCGAAAAAGGAGGGGTGGTCCCCGACATCATCGCCCTTTCCAAAGGGTTGACCGGAGGATTCATGCCCTTGGCCGTCACCGTGTGCCGGGAGGAAATCCACGATTCCTTTCTGGGAGAAACGTTCGACCGCGCCCTGGCCCACGGCCATTCGTTCACCGCCAATCCTCTGGGATGCGCCGCCGCCCTCGCCTCCCTGGAACTTTTCGCCACGGGCGAACCATTGCGCCATGGCGCCGCCCTGGAAGCCCACCACCGGGAACGATTGCACGAACTGTCCACCCATCCCCGAGTCGCCAAACCACGAGTCACCGGAATCATCGCCGCTCTGAACGTCAACCTGCCCGGCCAGGAAGGCTATTCCGCCGCCGTCGGTCAACGATTGAAACAATTTTTCCTCGACCGGGGCTTCCTCATCCGCCCCCTCGGCCCGGTAATCTATCTCCTCCCGCCGCTCTGTCTGACACGGTCGGAACTCGATGCCGCCTGGGATGTCATCACGGATGCCGTCAATGCCCTCTGACCCGGCTCACGGACACCCACTTTTTTTATGGCTTCCACACCCCCGGCAATGGCAAACTGAAAGAAGTACCCGTTTTTCATCAAGCGAGAGTGGCGGAATTGGCAGACGCCCTGGACTTAGGATCCAGTGCCTTCGGGCGTGGGGGTTCAAATCCCCCCTTTCGCACCATGTTTTTTTCAAATTCTTCCTCCTTCGCTCTTCACCGGACTGACAAAAACATGAAAGCTGGCGCGGCTCTACCCATCAATCCGGTTCGGGTGAGCCAGTAAAACTTTTCACTCATGATGATTTGCCTGGAACTATAACCTGAAATGGTTATAATGTTAACCGTGCGCTACACGATCACCATCCGCCGTGAGGCCAAACGAAAACTTCAAAGCCTGCACGCAAAAGACCGGCTCAGGATTACCAGCAAAATTATGGAACTGGGACTGGATCCGGATGATCCATCACTTGATGTCAAACCATTGATCGGCAGCCATCTGTGGCGGCTACGAGTTGGAGGGTGGCGGATCATTTATGATCGACAGGATGCCATCAAGATCATAGCGGTGGAACGCATCCGATCCCGAGGGGATGCTTACAAATGAACATACAGATCATCAAAGGGCAGGATGGCCAGGACGAATACGTTCTTCTGCCTGTAAAAATTTTCAAGGCCCTCCGTGAACAAATCGAGGAAGAAGTCTCACGCCTGGATATCGAGACCAGGCGGGATGAGGACTACGAACCTTTTCGGCCAGAGGATTATATTCGGAATCCTGTTGCGTTGGCACGCATGAAAGCGGGTATCAAACAGGTTGAACTGGCGCGACAAATGGGCGTCTCGCAGGCCTACGTCAGCAAACTTGAGCATTCGGAAGACGTCTCCGAGAATGCCTTGGAACATGTCCGTCGTGTACTTGAAATCGGACCTTTGGAAAGCGTGGGCAATCACGAACCTCAGATTGAAACCTCGACCAACGTGATGTCATCATCCTGAACCTTGGCCCCGGAATGGGCCTCAAGCCGCTGCAACACCCCCTCCAACGGCCCCTCTTCGCCCGCCGTGGCCAGAAAATCGGCCAAACGCTCCGAACCAAACATCTCGCCATCCATGCCCCGGGTTTCGGTAATACCGTCGGAATAAAGGTACCACCGATCACCCGGCAGCAACGCCCGGGTGACCCGAGACTCCGCCATGTTCAAAGATGTCGTCACCCCCAGAGGCGGCATCGTCGAAGGAAAACTCTCGATAAGCCGCCCCCGACGCATCCAGAACGCCTCGGGAATGGCGGCATTCCATAGATCGATACGGTCCCTCCCCGGGGAAATCTCCAACAGAATCGCCGCGAAAAAAATACCGGTGGGAAGGCGGGCATGAAGCTGCACGTTGATCTCGTGCAAAATCGCCTCCCCCGAAACATTCCGCTGCGCCTGCTGGTGAAGAATGTAGGTCACCAGGGGACCGCCAATGGCCGCCGGAAGCCCGTGACCGGTAAAATCACCCAAAAGGACCAACTGACGTCCTTCCGGAGTCAGGGTGGACAACAATACATCCCCGGCGGTCTGCTCCACCGGCGCAATCAGATGCCGCAAATGACGCTCATCCAATACATCGGCACCACGCATCTTTAAAATGATGCTTTCAATCAACTGTCGTTCGTACATCAGTTTCTGATTGTTTTTTTTCAACGCCCGGGTCACCGAACGCAATTGAAGATGCGTTTTGATGCGCGCCTGGACAATCGGAATGCTGAAGGGTTTGGTGATGTAATCCACCGCCCCCAATCGCAACCCTTCGATCTCGTCCGACTCCTCCGAACGCGCCGTGACGAAGATGACCGGAATGTCCGCCGTCTCCCTGTTTTCCTTCAACCTCCGGCATACCTCGTAGCCATCCATGCCGGGCATCATGATGTCCAGAAGCACCAGATCGGGATACGGTGGAATCGATGCCGCCTTCAAGGCAACCTGACCATTGGGGGCGGGACGAACCGTGTACTCGTGAATCAATGCCCCCTTGAGGACATCGATGTTTTCGGGGGTATCATCCACCACAAGAATGATGGGACGCCGCCCCTTGTCGCGCGTCATGGGATTTTTTTTCGATGGTTCATGATGGAAACAATCGATTCATTCAAACCCAACTCCGAAAATACGGTCCGCTGGACCGACAAACACGAGAACGGATAATGCTCGATTCATGCCAACTGTTCACAAACCATGGGAACATATGAAGAGCCATCAATCCCGATCGATCGGATCCGGCCCTGGAAGAATCATGAACATACGTGGGAAGAAACAAGGAGTGCGCAGCGCATGCCACGCCAGAAGCGTTCCCCCTGGCGCTGCCGGGAAGGGGCGCACCCTTCCCGGTCCCATCTTTACGATATTTTTTTCCCAGGCTCAGACGGTGCCGAGGAGTTGCAGAAGAAGCTTCGGTTGCAGATTGGCCTGGGCCAAAACCGAAATACCCGCCTGCTTGATGATCGTGTTCCGGGTCATCTCGGCGGTTTCCTTGGCAATGTTGGCATCCATGATGTTGGACCGCGCCGTGGTGTAGCTGTCGGAAAGGGATTGAATCTGACTGGCGATCGACTCGAAACGGTTTTGCGCCGCGCCGATGGTGGCGCGGATGGAGGAAATGCTGTCCAGGGCGCTGTCGATGAGAAGGATGGTCCGGCTCGCCTTGGTAACGGTGCTGACCGCGGCGGAATTACCCGCGACACCCAGGCCGACCTTGTTGGTACTGGCTGCGGCAAAAGTGATTTCGACCGTGTTGCCGGCATCGGCGCCAATGTGAAAATCCATGGCGGTGAACGAACCCGCCAGCAACCTGAGACCGTTGAACTTGACCTCGGTGGCGATGCGATCGATTTCGGAAATCATGGCATTCACTTCGGTCTGAAGGGTCTGCCGATCGGAGCTGGATTTGGTCCCCCCCTTGGCCTCGACGGCCAGTTCGCGAATGCGCTGCATGGCGTTGACGGTCTCGACCAGGGCATCGTCGGCGACCTGGGACAGGGAAATGCCATCATTGGCGTTCTGGGCCGCCTTGCCCAATCCCTGAATCTTGGCGGTGAGTCGGGTGGCAAGCCCGAGGCTTCCCGCGTCATCCTTGGCGGAATTGACGCGGAGCCCTGTCGCCAGACGGAGAAACGTCTGCCCCAGGGCGTCGTTGGTCTGTCCTACTTTGCGCTGCACCGAAAGGGCAACGATATTTGATGCAATGGTCAATGGCATGGGCGGGTCCTCTCTCGACAGTTTACACCGGAGGTCGGGACGCACGACAACACGGGGGAAATCTGGTTGATTTCATCAATCAAACCGATGTCTCATGCCGCAACAGGTTTGCTCTCGCATCTACCATTAAAGATACCGTCGATTCACAAGTCAAGGCACTTTTTGTCCTTGTCCGAAAAAATCAACCAACTTCTGGTCATCATGGTTGATTTTATTGGCGGTTGGTTGATTTTCACCTTGTTCCCGCCCCGACCGGGGTCGGGATCGTTGATTTTTTCCTCATGTTCCACCGTTGGGGTGTCGATACGGTTCACAGGACGCCATGCCCGACGGGTTTGTTCTCTCGCACGACAACAACCGGTTCACCAAAGGGCATTACGGACAATTCATGGTTTTCCGTCACATCGGGAGAGGAGGCCATTGGATGGCATAAAAGCGGCCTGGTTTTTGCTGGATGGCGAACGTGGCATGGATGGAATTGCGGATCTTTATTTCCTTTCCGTTCAGACGACAATCCTGTATCCATGGATCAGGAGAAAAGGCTTCACGGTGCGGAAGGTTTCCTGGATGTCCCAGTTCAATCCATCGGCAACGGTAACGACCGCGTGATCATGTCCATTCCGAATCCATCCCGCATCCCGTGGCGGATCGTTGGTTTTCTGACGGTCGGAGGATTGAGCGCCGGGGCAACAGCTCTGGCCGCACCCCTGGATGAACTGCTCTCGGTACAGCAGGAAAAGCGCCCGTTTCATGGCGAGGTCGAGGCGGGATGGGACGGGATGAACGAATACCTCGATGTTTTCAGTGTCCGTGAAGAAGACCCACGCGGCAAGGACATCGGCGATCTTTCGGGCTATCACCTGCGTGGCGGCCTGGCGCTGGACCGAAGGCTCTGGTCCGACGCAAGCTACTGGGACCGAACGGTCAAAACACCCTTCGACAAGGGGGACAACAACACCTATCAGGCGGGAATTCAGTATCAAGTCACCGACAACAAGGAACGGATGCCCGCCATCTCCCTGAGACTTTCGGGTTGGGGCAACAGTTCAAGCCAGGTGGTCAAGGGATCCGCGACACCCATCTATGGCACAGGGTTCGCTACCGATTCCATCGTCATCAAAAAACCGAGCGATCGGCAATTCCAGGGTGATGTCATCGCCTCCTGGGCCCTGACTCCGTCCACCTCGCTGTCCCTGTTCGCCAGTCATGGCATCAGCGAAGTCAAGGTCGGAGACATCTTCGCCTCCTTTGGCGACTGCAACTACAAAATCGATCGCATCCTGCAACCCGATGAAATCAATGGTGGTTGGGATTCGGCAGTCAGCGGTCGGGCGGTCGATGTTTCCAATCCCAACTGCGGCATCACCTCGTTCATCATCCCCATGTCCTCCTACGGCGCCCCGGAACTGCCTCCCGGCATGTATGTCAGCTACGACGCCACCTATCTGCAACTGGGCGGCATGCCCCAGTGGCATAACGACGACTGGCGCATCCGCCTGGGATACCGGTTTCAAAAATGGGACCGCGGCGACCTGGATGACAGCATCGCACTCCTGCAACACGTCGATAAAACCATCTACGACACCAATCACCACATCACCGGTGAAGTCAGTTACAAACTCCACCCGCATGTCGCCGCCTTCGCCCGGTCGCAATACATGACCAACCAGTTCCTGGGCGATGTCCCCTACGCCTACAATCTTTTCAGCTCCCACAGATTCGAAAAACCTTACGGATACCTCTCTTTCGGGCTTTCAACCGGTTTCTGACCGAAATCAAGCCCTCCATGTTCAGAAAATCAGATCGATCTTTTCGAGTTCCCCCTCGATACGACGCCGTTCGGGACGGGTGAAAAACCATCCCATCACGGCACGCACAACCCTTTTTCCCACATCCGACCAATGGAAAAAATGCGACATGTCTCGTCTCCCGACCATCCTCACCCAGGCACTCCTGGCACGTTGATCTTCGCCGGGCCACCTTTGCCGGGCAGAAATTTCTCGAAATCGATTCACTTTGCCTGAAAAATGACCACTTGCACGAAATTTGGGCCAGGTCCCCCGTTATTCATGGCTCCATGTCATTGAAACGCAATTTTCGCGCCATGCTCCTGCCATCATCAGGGGAACGTCATGGTGGAAGCACCGGGCAGTCATGTCGTAACTATTCAGATCCCTCTCTGGATTCGGAATTATTGAAAGAAAAAAGGTAACTGCCCAGATACCCTCTTGGTTCAATTATTGAAAGAAAAAAGGGGTCTGAACGGTTACGTCATGTCAAGGCGCCGAGAAGAATAACTTTTTCATGAATGAACTCCCCATGATGCCTGCAACTCCGGCCATCACGATAAGCAGATCGAAGGGCATTCGATAGGTCGCTGTGGGATAGAGCGAGGATGAAATCATAATGACCGTCAAAGCGGGAAAGAGCAGCAGGAGAATCAGGCGGACTTCCTTGCGGTGGCATTGGGTCACCAATCCCAGACCCGCCAGAAGAAAAAAACCCATCGGCGGAACAATGGTGATCATGAAATGACTGATGAGAAGACTTGCCGTGTAATGACCCGTTCCAGACCGTAGAAAATGAGGGTACGATTGTACCAATTGTTCATATGATGGAAGATGGGCAGGATTGGGATGTCTTTGTTGCCACCGTTTTTTTTGATCCCGCTCAAGCTCATCGAACAGGCGGAGTCCTTCGGGCATCGAGTTGAATCCTATTGGAA
The sequence above is drawn from the Magnetococcales bacterium genome and encodes:
- the bioA gene encoding adenosylmethionine--8-amino-7-oxononanoate transaminase, yielding MTQHDLIERDRRHIWHPFTQEATAPRPIAIVSAQGAWLNGADGRRYMDLISSWWVNIHGHAHPHIATAIARQAQTLEQVIFAGFTHEPAIKLAQRLSELLPRELSRVFFSDNGSTAVEVALKMAIQHHANQGRKRQRIATLQGGYHGDTVGAMSVGHSSGFFDAFSRYLFPVDVLPFPETWNGNTDEDKTEEEALMKVDHYLETWGRDLAALIVEPLVQGASGMRMYRPRFLQELTRRVRQAGGLIIFDEVMTGFGRTGTLFACEKGGVVPDIIALSKGLTGGFMPLAVTVCREEIHDSFLGETFDRALAHGHSFTANPLGCAAALASLELFATGEPLRHGAALEAHHRERLHELSTHPRVAKPRVTGIIAALNVNLPGQEGYSAAVGQRLKQFFLDRGFLIRPLGPVIYLLPPLCLTRSELDAAWDVITDAVNAL
- a CDS encoding helix-turn-helix transcriptional regulator, which encodes MNIQIIKGQDGQDEYVLLPVKIFKALREQIEEEVSRLDIETRRDEDYEPFRPEDYIRNPVALARMKAGIKQVELARQMGVSQAYVSKLEHSEDVSENALEHVRRVLEIGPLESVGNHEPQIETSTNVMSSS
- a CDS encoding SpoIIE family protein phosphatase, translated to MTRDKGRRPIILVVDDTPENIDVLKGALIHEYTVRPAPNGQVALKAASIPPYPDLVLLDIMMPGMDGYEVCRRLKENRETADIPVIFVTARSEESDEIEGLRLGAVDYITKPFSIPIVQARIKTHLQLRSVTRALKKNNQKLMYERQLIESIILKMRGADVLDERHLRHLIAPVEQTAGDVLLSTLTPEGRQLVLLGDFTGHGLPAAIGGPLVTYILHQQAQRNVSGEAILHEINVQLHARLPTGIFFAAILLEISPGRDRIDLWNAAIPEAFWMRRGRLIESFPSTMPPLGVTTSLNMAESRVTRALLPGDRWYLYSDGITETRGMDGEMFGSERLADFLATAGEEGPLEGVLQRLEAHSGAKVQDDDITLVEVSI
- a CDS encoding type II toxin-antitoxin system RelE/ParE family toxin is translated as MLTVRYTITIRREAKRKLQSLHAKDRLRITSKIMELGLDPDDPSLDVKPLIGSHLWRLRVGGWRIIYDRQDAIKIIAVERIRSRGDAYK
- a CDS encoding flagellin FliC, encoding MPLTIASNIVALSVQRKVGQTNDALGQTFLRLATGLRVNSAKDDAGSLGLATRLTAKIQGLGKAAQNANDGISLSQVADDALVETVNAMQRIRELAVEAKGGTKSSSDRQTLQTEVNAMISEIDRIATEVKFNGLRLLAGSFTAMDFHIGADAGNTVEITFAAASTNKVGLGVAGNSAAVSTVTKASRTILLIDSALDSISSIRATIGAAQNRFESIASQIQSLSDSYTTARSNIMDANIAKETAEMTRNTIIKQAGISVLAQANLQPKLLLQLLGTV